Proteins encoded in a region of the Megalops cyprinoides isolate fMegCyp1 chromosome 3, fMegCyp1.pri, whole genome shotgun sequence genome:
- the LOC118774421 gene encoding cell number regulator 5-like, which produces MATNVVIQQAPVVTSQSSDWSTGLFDCFKDMKVCCLFYWCFPCMACRTAQKFGECLCLPLIDTMSTAIMIMLDVPIIVPAIGLSTRVAVRHKYGIPGSIAGDCVQATFCSVCSWCQIARELDLRGKPLKVINFQPAPVMMQPTAMTAPPTFMPPPPGGMTTPPTFMAPPPTVTAYPPNFVPSQSDDGANQTVVVKSNVHTVQVNV; this is translated from the exons ATGGCGACGAACGTTGTGATTCAGCAGGCACCGGTGGTGACGTCTCAGTCCTCAGATTGGAGCACTGGACTTTTTGACTGCTTCAAGGATATGAAAGTCT GCTGCTTGTTCTACTGGTGCTTCCCTTGCATGGCCTGCAGAACAGCTCAGAAGTTTGGCGAGTGTCTCTGCCTGCCACTGATCGACACGATGTCCACGGCCATCATGATCATGCTTGACGTCCCCATCATCGTTCCCGCGATTGGCCTGTCCACACGGGTCGCCGTGCGTCATAAATATGGCATTCCG GGCTCCATTGCGGGTGACTGCGTGCAGGCCACCTTCTGCAGCGTCTGCTCCTGGTGTCAGATCGCCCGGGAGCTCGACCTCCGCGGCAAGCCGCTCAAGGTCATCAACTTCCAGCCTGCCCCTGTGATGATGCAGCCCACAGCCATGACCGCCCCACCCACATTCATGCCCCCCCCGCCTGGAGGCATGACCACCCCGCCCACATTCATGGCACCTCCTCCCACAGTCACCGCCTACCCCCCGAACTTTGTGCCCTCACAATCAGACGACGGGGCCAACCAGACTGTGGTTGTGAAATCCAATGTCCACACAGTCCAGGTGAATGTGTGA
- the LOC118774423 gene encoding probable G-protein coupled receptor 132 — protein MRNDSCNLSLEVDTAGLTCIYSLSFTLGLPANLLSLWGLYQLVQSNRGIQLVFILNLLVSDLLQLLTLPVWMLYLQKGHRWQYSAAGCNIMGYLFYINLYASIMFLSLIALDRYLAIVHPLSSRRVRTGRVAGLTTLTVWTLTILFCLIGLYPSVFDPETRLCLERYPVSVRYARFKIATVVMGFLVPCAVLGYSSVRIGVTLRNSPSVSDHDRHKIVGTLTLITIIFVAVFGPYHLVGGYKFVAFFHPGVDHCVLERSLFLTYRLCYGLTSLNSLLDPFFYIFQCRDARRELSRSLRCLGDESDTLASHDHLVQSDNL, from the exons ATGAGAAACGACAGCTGCAATCTCTCCCTGGAGGTGGACACAGCGGGTTTGACCTGTATATACAGCCTGTCCTTCACTCTGGGGCTGCCAGCTAACCTGCTCTCCCTCTGGGGACTGTACCAACTGGTCCAGTCCAACAGGGGGATCCAGCTCGTCTTCATCCTCAACCTGCTGGTGTCtgacctgctgcagctcctcacCCTGCCAGTGTGGATGCTGTACCTGCAGAAGGGGCACAGGTGGCAGTACAGCGCCGCGGGCTGTAACATCATGGGCTACCTGTTCTACATTAACCTGTACGCCAGCATCATGTTCCTGAGCCTCATTGCGCTGGACCGCTACCTGGCCATCGTGCACCCGCTGAGCAGCCGCAGGGTGCGAACCGGCCGTGTTGCAGGTCTCACCACGCTGACCGTGTGGACCCTCACCATCCTGTTCTGCCTGATTGGGCTCTACCCCTCGGTGTTCGACCCGGAGACTCGGCTCTGTCTGGAGCGCTACCCTGTCAGCGTCCGATACGCCCGCTTCAAGATCGCCACCGTGGTGATGGGCTTCCTAGTGCCCTGCGCCGTGCTGGg GTACTCTTCGGTTCGTATTGGTGTAACGCTGCGGAattccccctctgtgtctgacCACGACCGTCACAAAATCGTGGGCACGCTAAccctcatcaccatcatcttcGTCGCCGTCTTCGGCCCCTACCACCTTGTGGGTGGCTACAAGTTTGTGGCGTTCTTCCACCCCGGTGTTGACCATTGCGTTCTGGAGCGGTCGCTGTTCCTGACCTACCGTCTGTGTTACGGTCTGACCAGCCTGAATAGCCTGCTGGACCCCTTCTTTTACATCTTCCAGTGCAGAGATGCTCGGAGGGAACTGAGCAGATCTCTGCGCTGTCTGGGGGACGAGTCAGACACCCTCGCCTCCCACGACCACCTGGTCCAAAGTGATAACCTGTAG
- the LOC118774422 gene encoding UDP-glucuronosyltransferase 2A1-like — MGVYSWLLLLLSVCWLLPHRGCRGSRILVVPVDGSHWVNMEVLVRELHSRGHHLTVLRPSDSWFIAKSAPHYDSITVMMGESEVGLGFFHGMVGQVLEARKRGPVLRFLHQQKELAALLRIAHRATCRMLTTLLEDHSLVAQLKDTQFDLMLTDPAMPAGTVLAHYLHLPLVYNARWTSFGEGHFEIAPSPPSYVPVPGSELGDHMGLRERARNLLQYATNFLQERLVILPLYRELLRLHFPPGADLPSMQRAADLWLMRTDFVFEFPRPTMPNVVYMGGFQCRPPRPLPPELEEFMQSSGEHGVVVMSLGTLISALPMEITERIAAALARLPQKVVWRYVGKKPSTLGNNTLLLDWLPQNDLLGHPKTRAFLAHGGTNGLYEAIYHGVPVLGLPLLFDQFDNVLRLQLRGAARVLEAATLSTEEVLEALQGVLENPSYRHSMQRLSRLHRDRPLSPLHSAIFWIEYVIRHRGAAHLRSVAYRLPWYSYHSLDVAALLLALAGASLWAVLTACRLLRPRLVPRHRKA, encoded by the coding sequence atgggcgTGTACAGTTGGCTCCtccttctgctctctgtctgctggcTCCTCCCTCACCGCGGTTGCCGTGGTAGCAGGATCCTGGTGGTCCCGGTGGATGGCAGCCATTGGGTGAACATGGAGGTGCTGGTGCGGGAGCTGCACTCACGAGGACACCACCTCACCGTGCTGCGTCCCAGTGACAGCTGGTTCATCGCGAAGAGCGCTCCGCACTATGACTCCATCACCGTGATGATGGGGGAGAGCGAGGTCGGCCTGGGGTTCTTCCATGGCATGGTGGGGCAGGTGCTGGAGGCCAGGAAGAGGGGGCCGGTCCTACGCTTCCTCCACCAGCAGAAGGAGCTGGCGGCCCTGCTGAGAATCGCTCACAGGGCCACCTGCAGGATGCTCACCACTTTACTGGAGGACCACAGCCTGGTGGCCCAGCTCAAGGACACCCAGTTTGACCTGATGCTCACTGACCCTGCTATGCCCGCAGGCACCGTCCTCGCCCActacctccacctccccctgGTCTACAACGCCCGCTGGACAAGTTTCGGGGAGGGTCACTTTGAAATCGCTCCATCGCCCCCCTCATATGTCCCCGTCCCTGGGTCTGAGCTGGGGGACCACATGGGCCTGCGTGAGAGGGCCCGGAACCTTCTACAGTATGCCACCAACTTCCTGCAGGAGAGGCTGGTCATCCTGCCGCTGTACCGTGAGCTTCTCCGCCTCCACTTCCCCCCAGGAGCTGACCTGCCCTCCATGCAGCGCGCTGCCGACCTCTGGCTGATGCGGACTGACTTTGTCTTCGAGTTCCCGCGCCCCACCATGCCCAATGTGGTCTACATGGGGGGGTTCCAGTGccgcccgccccgccccctcccgcCCGAGCTGGAGGAGTTCATGCAGAGCTCAGGGGAGCACGGCgtggtggtgatgtcactgggcACGCTCATCTCCGCCCTCCCCATGGAGATCACCGAGAGGATCGCCGCCGCCCTCGCCCGCCTGCCGCAGAAGGTGGTGTGGAGGTACGTGGGCAAGAAGCCTTCCACCCTGGGCAACAACACCCTGCTGCTGGACTGGCTGCCCCAAAACGACCTGCTGGGCCACCCCAAGACCCGGGCCTTCCTGGCGCACGGCGGCACCAATGGTCTCTACGAGGCTATCTACCATGGCGTGCCCGTGCTGGGCCTGCCGCTGCTCTTTGACCAGTTCGACAACGTGCTGCGCTTGCAGCTTCGAGGGGCGGCGCGGGTGCTGGAGGCGGCCACGCTCTCCAcggaggaggtgctggaggcTCTGCAGGGTGTCCTGGAGAACCCCTCCTACCGGCACTCCATGCAGAGGCTGTCCCGCCTGCACCGCGACCGGCCCCTCTCCCCACTGCACAGTGCCATCTTCTGGATCGAATACGTCATCAGGCACAGGGGGGCTGCGCACCTGCGCAGCGTGGCCTACCGCCTGCCCTGGTACTCCTACCACAGCCTGGACGTGGCGGCGCTGCTCCTGGCCCTGGCAGGAGCCTCTCTCTGGGCCGTGCTCACCGCCTGCAGGCTGCTGAGGCCTCGCTTGGTCCCCAGGCACAGGAAGGCCTGA